From Anopheles coluzzii chromosome 3, AcolN3, whole genome shotgun sequence, the proteins below share one genomic window:
- the LOC120959201 gene encoding zinc finger protein 213-like — protein sequence MPRSLLSQRYNDDLFRVKQHYDAEFCRLFWNPFADTEDDNLRAKSTYKPKGTRKKMRKVAEGGKHRCYQCRSIFRWPSDLKYHIAFSHNGEQLNVCPEATCGQNFQFPFQLVNHQRTFGHHDWQIVCTVCNKLFGSQRFLSRHTQLACNRYKQEQQEQGQDSANM from the exons ATGCCCCGAAGTTTACTCTCGCAAAGATATAATGACGATTTGTTCCGCGTTAAGCAGCATTACGATG CCGAATTTTGTCGCCTGTTTTGGAATCCGTTTGCCGATACCGAAGATGATAATCTACGCGCAAAATCCACCTACAAACCAAAAGGCACACGTAAGAAGATGCGCAAAGTTGCTGAAGGCGGAAAACATCGATGTTATCAATGTAGGTCCATCTTCCGGTGGCCATCGGATTTGAAGTACCACATTGCATTCAGCCATAACGGGGAGCAGCTGAACGTTTGCCCGGAAGCGACGTGTGGCCAAAACTTTCAATTCCCCTTTCAACTGGTAAACCATCAGCGTACGTTTGGCCATCACGATTGGCAGATAGTTTGTACGGTGTGCAACAAGCTGTTCGGCAGTCAACGGTTTCTATCGCGCCATACCCAGCTAGCGTGCAACCGGTACAAGCAGGAACAACAAGAGCAAGGACAGGACTCAGCTAATATGTAA
- the LOC120959193 gene encoding sushi, von Willebrand factor type A, EGF and pentraxin domain-containing protein 1, which produces MLLLKKNLLYWLLLSAILVKTVYCVPTAAVTEADDENDSEWDEDEESSEADDDGRVYKNPRNSPSTECPRDEEQATLLGQKCLRKCSSDEDCKSKKKKCLCDGACGMSCIKPDRECPDLSQPSLGSVTLSGKHFGSRATYTCPHGYHVVGLQSRLCQADGSWAGSEPVCKQNIYCLEPPTIEHARHSALPEQATFDLDSTVQYHCHTGYATAGFPRAKCLAVDGQASWYGPDISCEPRSCGQPPDPAHGWHAGESYTFGGKVTYHCGEGYELVGRAERYCQADGSWTPKELPTCVLVTSVQCPSPENPRNGKAIYTSTSYNSVVSYECRYGYTLVGESSRRCGADKRWTGTLPACKEINCGHPGTLYNGWLENIESGTGLGASIIFRCHPEMLLVGNTSSVCQIDGRWRYPLPQCLAPCVVPSISQGQVIPIEFDIDVNSTTVVPTSGSSSKVKHGTVLEVICDEHYEFPFSSLSPPTCNNGTWSVIPRCAPARCKTMPKPPKFGMVLAPKTEHGMRARFKCKDGYNLTAPGGKPIPDPNNYVLICSFGNWTGEMPQCTEVYCQFPGYIPNGKVLLVGNMGLYDYRPYVRKVINNKQIMYECDKGYVIETGPPGATCIGGKWSPTELPICTPGQHPRLRWNRRRRSLDLRMRFHRSNLLKQHYRYLQRKLEEHDAYHQHELVKRAAAIPYRGQMTPNRHYTFEDFQRFRAKRSIDASRNALLRSAFRTAMVRERRELSDVEKAYSKYYERIKAKYRNYVQNLLGFNKARTMPTHDDIHVQDGRWHSYPESDPVSRNRGVQNGRELEAGQLMGTPAPSPVATRRPRPHKVKQGGKARKPKLPPPITIPDINEQSRYRLDFVESAETNRTPDHLNENDIYSNYFPPPLTGRYHTSWQFASEVTPSHRNEGNQYRTTQYRGRNRTEPTVEESPLALMEKLQSQIIRRKRDTRDAGSSMEETKRTQKANRKAANQTDVDSMDPARKVKFKGPCEPLASEPYAQLEIVRPGKDPNETFGPGTIVRVTCTKGYVSNIINPNATAKCVRGRWKPTKPTCSMKPCFVPSTEHGKYYEASVDLTTIDAVRPTTASLTPMEMVENGKMINFQCDHGYNTQGPSNLRCWNGEWAVSSLPECLPAPCVLPPIMHAIYQGGYRAGLTIAHGSSVMIQCESGMGSASSVQMDCALGSLTPETINCGYISSRKSRDDDSSSIIVLDGNNVTSSEDENDGRECGPPGKIHGSLVYKNGEQMDENSEEGFPSGTEITFDCIASITGEQTTWKIICEDGQWIGRSMNCDDDDPLFHRMPSANGSCMFRNNEPHVVSFYNDLEIREDIVEFPPGTTIISRCVDIGKYAMIGTSVRTCVRSEWSGQKPSCFGLNQENDYAMEKPPTILIRHQNGPIAQSNDGKLIVYPGTTVHLECLWMRRFGNPRWNVSHDYRKYPEGWSSDEGRDPQLEFRISIMHAVKDDSGSFTCVTPARHTHTVEVVVKAVHCNEIQVRRGLSASTGETMMGTRVLFSCTNGNALIGTPEISCLPSGNWSAPLPVCESVECGEVPIQPSSNGSAPRVAILSREVGGRAAFSCPPGYGLRGPSEAICLPTGEWGGPFPSCVEVQCFHPGAPQNGYAQGTPPYRAGDVVQFNCNPEYMMQGQPIIACQDNGRWSGGLPKCVQACSYPGTAISGRMSSVKFYYSIGESITFTCDAGLELRGAKMLKCLKNGKWSNAIPTCVNPDAVNVRTDAKGVFKRDN; this is translated from the exons ATGTTGCTGCTAAAGAAAAACCTTCTCTACTGGCTGCTCCTGTCAGCCATATTGGTGAAAACGG TTTACTGCGTCCCGACGGCAGCCGTCACCGAAGCGGACGATGAGAACGACTCAGAATGGGACGAAGATGAGGAATCATCGGAGGCAGATGATGATGGGCGGGTGTACAAGAATCCGAGGAATTCGCCCTCAACCGAATGTCCACGGGACGAGGAACAGGCCACACTGCTG GGTCAAAAGTGCCTACGCAAGTGTTCGTCGGACGAGGACTGTAAgagtaagaagaagaaatgtcTATGCGATGGTGCGTGCGGTATGTCCTGCATTAAACCGGATCGGGAATGCCCGGACCTGTCGCAACCGAGTCTCGGGTCAGTGACACTGTCCGGGAAGCATTTTGGATCGCGAGCGACGTACACCTGCCCGCATGGCTATCACGTGGTTGGGCTGCAGAGTCGACTGTGCCAAGCGGATGGAAGTTGGGCGGGAAGTGAACCAGTATGCAAGCAGAACA TCTATTGTTTGGAGCCACCGACCATCGAGCACGCAAGACACTCCGCTCTACCCGAACAAGCAACCTTTGATCTCGACTCAACGGTACAGTACCACTGTCACACGGGCTATGCTACGGCCGGATTTCCAAGAGCCAAATGTTTGGCCGTCGATGGACAAGCGAGCTGGTATGGACCAGACATTTCCTGCGAAC CACGTTCCTGTGGTCAGCCGCCTGATCCTGCTCATGGCTGGCATGCCGGAGAGAGCTACACGTTCGGTGGAAAGGTAACATACCATTGCGGTGAAGGGTACGAGCTGGTCGGAAGAGCCGAACGCTACTGCCAAGCCGATGGATCGTGGACACCGAAGGAACTGCCAACCTGTGTTC TGGTAACATCGGTACAATGTCCATCGCCTGAAAACCCGAGAAATGGTAAAGCGATCTACACCAGCACATCCTATAACTCGGTGGTCAGTTACGAGTGTCGCTATGGTTACACCCTGGTGGGTGAAAGCTCTCGCCGATGTGGTGCTGACAAGCGTTGGACCGGAACATTGCCTGCTTGCAAGG AAATAAACTGTGGACATCCCGGCACGCTGTACAATGGATGGTTGGAGAACATCGAAAGTGGTACGGGACTTGGGGCAAGCATTATATTCCGCTGCCATCCAGAAATGCTGCTGGTCGGTAATACCTCGTCCGTATGTCAAATTGATGGTCGGTGGCGATACCCGCTGCCGCAGTGTTTGGCACCCTGTGTCGTTCCTTCCATCTCGCAAGGTCAGGTAATTCCGATCGAGTTTGACATCGATGTGAACTCGACGACAGTTGTGCCGACAAGTGGAAGTAGCTCCAAGGTAAAGCATGGTACCGTGCTGGAAGTGATTTGTGATGAGCATTACGAGTTTCCCTTCTCTTCACTATCGCCGCCCACCTGTAACAATGGAACGTGGAGCGTTATACCACGTTGTGCACCGGCACGCTGTAAGACCATGCCCAAGCCGCCTAAGTTCGGTATGGTGTTGGCACCGAAGACGGAACATGGTATGCGAGCACGGTTCAAGTGTAAGGACGGCTACAATCTAACAGCTCCGGGTGGGAAACCGATACCAGATCCGAATAACTACGTGTTGATCTGTTCATTTGGTAACTGGACTGGTGAAATGCCACAGTGCACGGAAGTGTATTGTCAGTTCCCGGGATACATCCCCAATGGAAAGGTGTTGCTGGTGGGAAACATGGGCTTGTACGACTATCGGCCGTACGTGCGGAAGGTGATTAACAACAAGCAAATTATGTACGAGTGTGACAAGGGCTATGTGATTGAAACAGGTCCACCTGGAGCGACCTGTATAGGCGGGAAGTGGAGTCCGACGGAGTTACCGATCTGTACGCCCGGTCAGCATCCTCGGTTGCGCTGgaatcgtcgtcgtcgttcgcTGGACCTGCGTATGCGATTCCACCGGTCAAACCTGCTAAAGCAGCACTATCGTTATTTGCAACGTAAGCTGGAGGAGCATGACGCTTATCATCAGCACGAGTTGGTTAAACGTGCCGCTGCCATACCGTATCGTGGTCAGATGACACCCAATCGTCATTACACGTTCGAAGACTTCCAGCGTTTTCGTGCAAAGCGTAGCATCGATGCGAGTCGAAATGCACTGCTAAGAAGCGCCTTCCGCACCGCTATGGTGCGTGAGCGTCGGGAGCTTTCGGATGTGGAGAAAGCCTACAGCAAGTACTACGAGCGCATTAAGGCAAAGTATCGGAACTATGTGCAGAATCTGCTTGGCTTCAACAAGGCTCGTACCATGCCCACACACGACGATATACACGTGCAGGACGGTCGATGGCATTCCTACCCTGAGTCAGACCCAGTAAGTCGTAACCGAGGCGTGCAGAATGGGCGTGAATTAGAAGCAGGGCAGCTGATGGGAACACCGGCACCCTCACCAGTAGCTACTCGTCGACCCCGACCACACAAAGTCAAGCAAGGTGGTAAGGCTCGAAAGCCGAAGCTTCCACCACCGATCACAATACCGGACATAAACGAACAATCACGCTATCGGTTGGATTTTGTCGAAAGTGCCGAAACTAATCGAACACCGGACCATCTGAATGAGAACGATATTTACAGCAATTATTTCCCACCGCCACTGACGGGGCGTTATCACACGAGCTGGCAGTTTGCGTCGGAAGTGACGCCCAGTCATCGGAACGAGGGCAACCAGTACCGTACAACACAATACCGTGGCCGGAATCGAACGGAACCAACGGTGGAGGAAAGTCCGCTCGCACTGATGGAGAAGCTACAGTCGCAGATCATTAGAAGGAAGCGAGACACGCGCGATGCTGGCAGCTCGATGGAGGAAACGAAGCGCACACAGAAAGCGAACCGCAAGGCAGCGAACCAGACTGACGTAGATAGCATGGACCCGGCGCGGAAGGTGAAATTCAAGGGACCTTGTGAACCTCTGGCCAGTGAACCGTACGCACAGCTGGAAATCGTTCGCCCAGGCAAGGACCCGAACGAAACGTTCGGTCCGGGGACGATTGTGCGCGTTACCTGTACGAAGGGGTATGTCTCGAACATTATAAATCCGAATGCGACGGCGAAATGTGTCAGGGGACGATGGAAGCCTACAAAACCAACGTGCAGTATGA AACCCTGTTTCGTGCCATCAACCGAGCATGGCAAGTACTATGAAGCATCAGTCGATCTGACGACCATTGATGCAGTGCGACCAACTACAGCCTCTCTAACCCCGATGGAGATGGTCGAAAATGGGAAGATGATCAATTTTCAGTGTGATCATGGCTACAACACGCAG GGTCCCTCCAATCTACGCTGTTGGAACGGTGAGTGGGCTGTCAGTTCACTGCCGGAATGTTTACCTGCTCCTTGTGTTCTGCCGCCAATTATGCACGCAATCTATCAG GGTGGATATCGTGCTGGTCTAACCATTGCGCATGGCAGCTCAGTGATGATTCAGTGTGAAAGTGGCATGGGCAGTGCATCATCAGTACAGATGG ATTGTGCTCTCGGTTCGCTTACGCCCGAGACGATCAACTGTGGGTACATTTCGTCCCGCAAATCGCGCGATGATGACAGCAGCTCGATCATCGTACTCGATGGCAACAATGTGACCTCCTCCGAGGATGAAAACGATGGCAGAGAGTGCGGTCCACCAGGGAAGATCCATGGCTCGTTGGTGTACAAAAACGGTGAACAGATGGATGAAAACAGTGAGGAAGGTTTCCCGTCCGGTACGGAGATAACGTTCGACTGTATCGCTTCCATAACGGGCGAACAAACAACATGGAAAATTATATGTGAAGATGGGCAATGGATCGGTCGCTCGATGAATTGCG ATGACGATGATCCACTGTTTCATCGAATGCCGTCAGCGAACGGATCGTGCATGTTCCGCAACAATGAGCCGCACGTCGTTAGCTTCTACAACGATCTGGAAATTCGGGAGGACATTGTGGAGTTTCCGCCGGGGACGACGATCATATCGAG ATGTGTCGATATTGGAAAGTACGCCATGATCGGTACCAGTGTGCGAACGTGCGTTCGTTCAGAGTGGAGCGGACAGAAACCATCCTGTTTCGGGTTGAACCAGGAGAATGATTACGCAA TGGAAAAACCACCGACCATATTGATACGCCACCAGAACGGCCCGATAGCGCAGAGTAATGATGGTAAGCTGATCGTGTATCCGGGTACCACCGTACATCTCGAGTGTCTGTGGATGCGTCGCTTTGGAAATCCACGATGGAATGTTAGTCACGATTATCG CAAATATCCCGAAGGCTGGAGCTCGGATGAAGGGCGCGATCCACAGCTAGAGTTTCGCATTAGCATTATGCACGCGGTCAAGGATGATTCTGGAAGTTTCACCTGTGTCACACCAGctcgacacacgcacacggttgAAGTGGTTGTAAAG GCGGTTCATTGTAACGAAATTCAGGTAAGACGGGGACTGTCTGCCAGCACAGGAGAGACGATGATGGGCACACGAGTACTATTCTCCTGTACCAACGGTAATGCGTTGATTGGAACGCCTGAGATCTCCTGCCTGCCAAGTGGTAACTGGAGTGCACCGTTGCCCGTTTGCGAAAGTGTGGAGTGCGGTGAGGTCCCGATACAACCGAGTAGTAATGGATCCGCACCGCGAGTTGCCATCTTGTCGCGAGAGGTGGGAGGTCGTGCGGCGTTTTCTTGCCCACCGGGCTATGGTTTGAGGGGACCCAGTGAAGCCATCTGCTTGCCCACGGGTGAATGGGGTGGTCCATTCCCATCGTGTGTGG AGGTTCAGTGTTTCCACCCAGGGGCACCTCAAAATGGTTACGCTCAGGGGACGCCGCCGTATAGGGCAGGAGATGTGGTCCAGTTCAACTGCAACCCGGAGTACATGATGCAGGGACAACCGATCATCGCTTGCCAGGACAATGGGCGCTGGTCGGGAGGTCTACCAAAGT
- the LOC120959199 gene encoding uncharacterized protein LOC120959199 — translation MDEVHEKMKNFLINSDSSGIELGEFLTKRFPTSAATYLALLPPGSAHCIRQRLTNPWKMVPTVVLLVLALLLLGGRRWPLQLATLFANEDCILTMPAQLQKAFRPPESCDFCRAVRGTVPRLSNVSPAEFARDYAYRGGPVIVTDATVNWTAVESFDFWFFKRVYETHGSGPRAERCQFFPYQTGFRDIREAFSLPESRVRYDPGTVPWYFGWSNCDPAIVNVLRKHYQRPYFLPADSENSAIDWVFMGGPGLGAHMHVDNVRLPSWQSQLKGAKEWILAPPPECLYQCEFLSVVVQTGETIVLDTNKWYHKTNVLPGPISITVGAEYD, via the exons ATGGATGAAGTGCATGAAAAGATGAagaattttttaattaattccgACTCGAGTGGCATCGAGTTGGGCGAGTTTCTAACGAAGCGGTTCCCCACATCCGCCGCAACCTATCTCGCCCTGCTTCCTCCCGGCAGCGCCCACTGCATACGCCAACGTTTGACCAACCCATGGAAAATGGTACCGACGGTAGTGCTGTTGGTGCTTGCGCTACTTCTCCTGGGCGGACGACGGTGGCCACTGCAGCTGGCAACGTTGTTTGCAAATGAAGAT TGCATTCTTACCATGCCGGCACAGCTGCAGAAAGCTTTTCGACCCCCGGAGAGCTGTGACTTCTGTCGAGCGGTTCGCGGAACTGTTCCACGGCTGTCGAACGTCAGTCCGGCGGAGTTCGCCCGTGACTACGCATACCGCGGTGGACCAGTGATTGTGACCGATGCAACCGTTAACTGGACCGCAGTGGAGAGTTTCGACTTTTGGTTCTTCAAACGTGTCTATGAAACGCATGGCAGTGGGCCGAGAGCGGAACGCTGTCAGTTCTTCCCATACCAGACCGGATTTCGCGACATACGAGAAGCGTTTTCATTGCCCGAATCACGCGTCCGATATGACCCGGGAACTGTGCCGTGGTACTTTGGATGGAGCAATTGTGATCCAGCGATCGTGAATGTGCTGCGCAAGCATTACCAGCGTCCCTACTTTCTGCCAGCTGACTCGGAGAACAGTGCCATCGATTGGGTGTTTATGGGTGGGCCTGGTCTTGGGGCACACATGCAC GTGGACAATGTGCGACTTCCTTCGTGGCAGTCGCAGCTAAAAGGAGCCAAAGAATGGATACTGGCACCTCCACCCGAATGTTTGTATCAGTGCGAATTCCTCTCGGTCGTGGTACAAACTGGAGAAACAA TTGTGCTGGATACCAACAAATGGTACCACAAAACAAATGTACTCCCCGGTCCCATCAGCATCACAGTGGGAGCTGAATACGATTAA
- the LOC120959194 gene encoding uncharacterized protein LOC120959194, whose protein sequence is MGNYCSSGQTKKDKDNVSEKSEESPSYQLADKNKGKGNDVKEAPLAAPEVTSDASGTGQISNSSNVTNGCNSSTVAGGVGVDGARAQPKALQNVQSMTLSDSTANSPMTVSPPCDIPPVHQNLPQNLTPLYGKPTTNRRTDKYKKIVLYILAADDGFQTEKAMLREVFKGLNQKCQSRGFELHVADLHVQQPKGNSFDVNKWFRGPLEAQGGHELAANCLAEIARQSCDSYLIPVLFLGGTLGDPLLPLTIESQDFVAALQMAERNPAERAILEKWYVLDDKSQPACYRLNATAPPPMSSEESQKELALLLQTLIDIFSKELRDSYLTTVVEQEINNTVLISQELSKRCIWIQSTVAALKTEGQSSVEAEMVRRLTNIQNDLKNQLSEKHIIRIPANIAQPQQEQFGAMLDTCLSLEIDAIIDEHVSKYSIPHCTHGVDRRLLSELEEVNRHSRVLNENCANFSTTERVREYLTSARGKPLVVYGPMGAGKSVFMAKLSQNLHTWLPDSHLVIRYANLTMQSSDVTGLVGSITEQISVLIKGVPTRCQHTVSSYSGVLKSLLESSKQQITILIDSIDALRDVEDLDWLPVTLLDNVKFVLTVSSASTGHDLANAESRVLQRLRERIGDDSCFLYLTPFTQEQWEDVLCFGGGDIYAANGALQLPESWKKSDEKISIQAKILWWLGWLGITNLSNTSVSHISERVFVILEEKFTAPIVRLIMSLLLASREGLLETEIITLIRNSNLVTGSTTKQWTHFCWKMGPLFLHNKNIIVIDRTLRQVAEKRYEADIKHAHQILYDYYELQPTVFLDKKGKEKCFNYRKIVELPYHKYKLDSTATDSAIFSTSPYLTDLVWLQDKLIATGCVHVLNDIRLVDSATSAGTHVALLKSFIETHFKALNYDGNQLYSLLYPVLVAEQQRPGSPYANNTVVQQWLKTINNSTVPFLEKLVLTEGGDEEEKQAVDNMPNVVGYDLIMNLSIEGYFVISLSTEREEICVWDVAKCRKVRTLTGVPQPSAICPVGDYGVAVLCRREIRIIDLNEGRFKVTLKGVMNQKMPYFGLHDPAHLVCLSRNRMYVNLMNIESGDCVTTFKAGEDRFLNSLLVSGDGRILVCGDETQKPFPLLVWHLSQKKLLYDLRIPHHDFITSLSAITHEGSYVCVVAKELAEPSPNFIVVYDLQSGTLFKKWKPSCNTVSLAISQTNTCVIAGLEDARILIWDLVTGNCRSTLVGHSAPVTLLKIDPTGKILLSSDKEGRDMSIRLWQLDSGNLLAVYTPEERITTCEILSGGSYLALALENRHNLITLKLRSGKDGSTVDEDRAATVYGNSEHDGKQFDLKQ, encoded by the exons ATGGGCAACTACTGTAGTTCCGGACAGACCAAAAAGGATAAGGATAATGTGTCGGAAAAGTCCGAAGA ATCACCATCTTATCAGCTGGCGGATAAAAACAAGGGCAAGGGGAACGATGTAAAGGAGGCTCCGCTGGCGGCTCCGGAAGTCACATCGGATGCATCGGGCACGGGCCAAATTTCAAACAGCTCCAACGTTACCAATGGCTGCAACTCGTCGACCGTGGCTGGAGGGGTGGGCGTGGATGGGGCCAGAGCTCAACCAAAAGCACTCCAGAATGTGCAATCGATGACACTGTCAG ACTCCACCGCCAACAGCCCGATGACTGTGTCGCCACCATGTGATATACCGCCAGTGCATCAAAACTTACCGCAAAACCTAACACCACTGTACGGCAAGCCGACTACTAACAGGCGCACGGATAAGTACAAAAAGATCGTTCTCTACATACTGGCCGCAGACGATG GATTTCAAACAGAAAAGGCCATGCTGCGAGAGGTGTTTAAGGGGCTGAACCAGAAATGCCAGAGCCGCGGGTTTGAGCTGCATGTGGCCGATCTGCATGTGCAGCAGCCCAAGGGGAACAGCTTCGACGTGAACAAGTGGTTCCGAGGACCGCTCGAGGCACAGGGCGGTCACGAGCTGGCAGCGAACTGTTTGGCCGAAATTGCCCGCCAATCCTGTGACTCGTACCTTATTCCGGTGCTGTTCCTCGGTGGCACGCTGGGCGATCCGCTGCTGCCACTGACGATCGAAAGCCAGGACTTTGTAGCAGCCCTGCAGATGGCTGAGCGGAATCCAGCGGAACGAGCGATACTGGAGAAGTGGTACGTGCTGGACGATAAATCGCAGCCCGCGTGCTATCGGTTGAATGCAACTGCCCCACCG CCCATGTCTTCAGAAGAGTCGCAGAAGGAACTTGCGCTACTGCTGCAAACGTTGATCGATATATTTTCGAAGGAGCTGCGTGACTCTTATCTAACCACCGTCGTAGAACAG GAAATTAACAACACCGTTTTGATCAGCCAAGAACTATCGAAACGTTGCATCTGGATCCAGAGCACAGTAGCAGCACTTAAAACGGAAGGTCAATCCTCTGTAGAAGCGGAAATGGTGCGAAGGTTAACCAACATCCAGAACGATCTGaag AATCAACTGTCCGAGAAGCACATCATTCGCATCCCGGCCAATATCGCCCAACCGCAGCAGGAACAGTTTGGAGCGATGCTGGACACTTGCCTATCGCTTGAGATTGATGCAATTATCGATGAGCACGTTAGCAAGTACTCCATTCCACACTGCACGCACGGTGTCGATCGACGTTTGTTGAGTGAGCTGGAGGAGGTCAATCGGCACTCGCGTGTGTTGAACGAAAATTGCGCCAACTTCAGCACGACCGAGCGGGTGCGCGAATATCTAACGTCGGCCCGGGGCAAGCCACTTGTTGTGTACGGGCCGATGGGTGCTGGAAAGAGTGTCTTTATGGCGAAACTGTCACAAAATCTGCACACTTGGCTGCCCGATTCTCATCTAGTGATAAG ATATGCCAACCTTACTATGCAAAGCTCAGATGTTACCGGTCTGGTGGGTTCGATAACGGAGCAGATATCAGTATTAATCAAAGGAGTACCGACACGATGCCAGCAT ACCGTTTCATCATATTCCGGGGTACTGAAGTCATTGCTAGAGAGCTCGAAGCAGCAAATTACCATCCTGATCGATTCGATCGATGCGTTGCGTGACGTGGAAGATCTTGACTGGTTGCCGGTAACGCTGCTGGACAATGTGAAGTTTGTGCTGACGGTTAGTTCCGCTAGCACTGGGCATGATCTGGCGAATGCCGAAAGTCGCGTGCTGCAGCGCCTTCGTGAACGGATTGGAGACGATAGCTGCTTCCTGTATCTCACGCCCTTTACTCAGGAACAGTGGGAGGATGTGCTGTGTTTCGGAGGAGGAGATATTTACGCTGCCAACGGTGCATTGCAGCTGCCAGAAAGCTGGAAGAAATCAGACGAGAAGATTTCAATTCAAGCGAAG ATTCTCTGGTGGCTCGGCTGGCTTGGCATTACCAACCTTTCAAACACCTCCGTTTCACACATCAGCGAGCGAGTGTTTGTGATTCTAGAGGAAAAGTTTACTGCCCCCATCGTGAGGCTGATCATGTCGTTGCTGCTCGCTTCGCGGGAAGGACTGCTCGAGACGGAAATCATTACACTTATTAGAAATTCTAACTTAGTCACCG gatcaacaacaaaacagtggACACATTTTTGTTGGAAGATGGGACCACTATTTCTTCACAATAAGAACATTATCGTCATCGATAGGACACTGCGGCAGGTGGCAGAAAAGCGCTACGAGGCCGACATTAAGCATGCGCATCAAATTCTGTACGACTACTACGAACTGCAACCAACCGTTTTTCTCGACAAGAAGGGTAAAGAGAAGTG TTTTAACTATAGGAAGATAGTTGAATTGCCCTACCACAAGTACAAGCTCGATTCGACGGCAACCGATAGCGCCATCTTTTCCACCTCTCCGTACCTGACCGATCTAGTCTGGTTGCAAGACAAACTGATCGCTACCGGATGTGTTCATGTTTTAAACGACATTCGTCTAGTAGATAGTGCCACCAGTGCTGGTACTCACGTGGCCCTGCTGAAATCGTTCATTGAGACGCACTTCAAGGCCCTGAACTATGACGGTAATCAGCTATACTCGCTGCTATATCCGGTATTAGTAGCGGAACAGCAGCGACCCGGTTCTCCCTATGCGAACAATACAGTCGTACAACAATGGCTGAAGACTATCAACAACAGCACTGTACCGTTCCTGGAAAAGTTGGTGTTAACTGAGGGGGGAGACGAGGAGGAAAAGCAAGCAGTTGACAACATGCCGAACGTGGTTGGGTACGATCTGATCATGAACCTGAGCATTGAGGGGTACTTTGTCATTTCGCTTAGCACAGAGCGGGAAGAAATCTGCGTGTGGGACGTAGCAAA ATGCCGTAAGGTACGCACACTTACTGGTGTACCTCAACCATCAGCAATATGTCCAGTTGGTGATTATGGTGTGGCGGTTCTGTGTCGTCGTGAGATTCGCATTATCGATCTGAACGAAGGCAGATTCAAGGTGACACTGAAAGGTGTCATGAACCAGAAGATGCCCTACTTTGGTCTGCACGATCCGGCGCATCTCGTGTGTCTATCGCGTAACCGCATGTACGTGAATCTGATGAACATTGAGTCGGGTGACTGTGTCACAACATTCAAGGCGGGTGAAGATCGGTTCTTGAATTCACTCCTAGTGTCGGGTGATGGGAG AATTCTTGTGTGTGGTGATGAAACACAGAAACCGTTCCCGCTGCTGGTGTGGCATTTGTCGCAGAAGAAGCTGCTATACGATCTACGCATACCGCATCACGATTTTATCACTTCACTGTCTGCTATTACGCACGAAGGCTCatacgtgtgtgtggttgcgaAGGAGCTGGCAGAACCAAGCCCTAACTTTATCGTGGTGTACGATCTACAGAGCGGCACACTGTTCAAGAAGTGGAAACCATCCTGCAACACGGTATCTCTTGCCATATCGCAAACTAACACCTGCGTCATTGCTGGACTCGAGGATGCAAGAATTTTAATCTGGGATCTGGTGACTG GTAACTGCCGAAGCACCCTGGTCGGGCACAGTGCCCCGGTAACCTTGTTGAAGATAGATCCTACGGGCAAGATTCTGTTATCTAGCGATAAAGAGGGACGCGACATGTCCATACGGCTCTGGCAGCTCGATAGCGGCAATCTGCTGGCAGTGTACACCCCGGAGGAACGTATCACGACGTGTGAAATTCTTAGCGGTGGCTCCTATCTGGCACTTGCATTGGAGAACCGTCACAATCTGATCACGCTGAAACTTCGCTCAGGTAAAGATGGATCCACAGTCGATGAAGATCGAGCAGCGACAGTATACGGCAATTCCGAACACGATGGTAAGCAGTTTGATCTAAAGCAGTAA